A single genomic interval of Antechinus flavipes isolate AdamAnt ecotype Samford, QLD, Australia chromosome 1, AdamAnt_v2, whole genome shotgun sequence harbors:
- the LOC127545883 gene encoding zinc finger protein 420-like: protein MDLAQHQAVHRRENPFECVECGKTFSQSSQLIVHQRIHAGEKLYECSDCGKAFHWCSRLIQHQRIHSGEKPFECNECGKAFRQRIQLTVHQRIHTGEKPYECKQCGKAFHRSTGLTQHQKIHTGEKPYECSECGKTFCRSSQLNQHQRIHTGEKLYECNECGKAFCRRSQLTQHQIIHTGEKPYECSECGKAFHQTSQLIRHKVIHTGEKPFECNQCGKAFHRSTGLTQHQRIHTGWKPFECSECGKAFHRSTGLIQHQRIHTGEKPYECKVCGKTFRRSSQLTQHKVIHTGEKPYECNECGKAFCWSSQLTRHQKIHTGEKPPEYSMNEDVFHTEKLLTQHHKMQTGKKPHKV, encoded by the coding sequence ATGGACCTTGCTCAGCATCAAGCAGTTCATAGAAGAGAGAATCCATTTGAATGTGTTGAATGTGGGAAGACCTTCAGCCAGAGTTCACaacttattgtacatcagagaattcatgcTGGAGAGAAACTGTATGAATGCAGTGACTGTGGGAAGGCCTTTCATTGGTGTTCACGGCTTATTCAACATCAGAGAATACAcagtggagagaaaccttttgaatgtaatgaatgtgggaaggctttTCGCCAGAGGATACAGCTTACTgtgcatcagagaattcacactggagagaaaccttatgaatgtaaacaatgtggaaaggctttccaCCGAAGCACGGGACTAACACAACATCAGAAAATTCACACGGGAGAGAAACCTTACGAATGCAGTGAATGTGGGAAGACCTTCTGTCGGAGCTCACAGCTTAatcaacatcagagaattcacactggagagaaactttatgaatgtaatgaatgtgggaaggccttctgCCGTAGGTCACAACTCACACAACATCAGATAATtcatacaggagagaaaccttatgaatgtagtgAGTGTGGGAAAGCTTTCCACCAGACTTCACAACTTATTCGACATAAAGTAATtcatacaggagagaaaccttttgaatgtaaccaatgtgggaaggccttccaCAGAAGCACTGGACTTACACAACATCAAAGAATTCACACTGGATGGAAACCTTTCGAATGCagtgaatgtgggaaggccttccaCAGAAGCACTGGACTAATACAacaccagagaattcacactggagagaaaccttatgaatgtaaggtATGTGGGAAAACCTTCCGGAGGAGCTCACAACTTACTCAACACAAGgtaattcatactggagagaaaccttatgaatgtaacgaGTGTGGAAAAGCCTTCTGCTGGAGCTCGCAGCTTACTCgacatcagaaaattcatactggagagaaacctccTGAATATAGCATGAATGAGGATGTTTTCCACACGGAGAAACTACTTACTCAACACCATAAAATGCAAACTGGAAAGAAGCCTCATAAAGTTTAA